One window from the genome of Perca flavescens isolate YP-PL-M2 chromosome 17, PFLA_1.0, whole genome shotgun sequence encodes:
- the LOC114571730 gene encoding uncharacterized protein LOC114571730 isoform X1 produces MATWFPTSAFFFYSLLVIIALVSRNVCCFPAKKGWSQHGPYEGSFSNMEARPDFHDGSSQGAPAQHSIVSDPAVSFPSESMEKGPIPVMSSDASWYAALGWGIVQDSATAYPASRTSQPTPDTGFPPPPFFQLHELDQYKAYLAHGNWERETAELSYPQLPLPTYPELGFQPGELHLYSSILEHGNEEREPEEQGFMPLPPYALMPQGLSTASTLQEGPMPSSSTIADPSWTKPVPNLLDWLYCSW; encoded by the exons ATGGCAACTTGGTTTCCTACAAG tgcttttttcttttacagtctGTTGGTCATCATTGCACTTGTAAGCAGAAATGTCTGTTGCTTTCCTGCTAAAAAAG GCTGGAGCCAGCATGGTCCTTATGAAGGCAGTTTCTCTAACATGGAGGCGCGTCCTGACTTCCATGATGGCTCATCCCAAGGTGCTCCTGCACAGCATTCTATTGTGAGTGACCCTGCGGTTTCATTCCCGTCTGAATCAATGGAGAAGGGGCCCATCCCAGTCATGTCCAGTGACGCTTCATGGTATGCTGCTCTTGGTTGGGGTATTGTGCAAGATTCTGCGACTGCCTACCCTGCATCCAGAACATCTCAGCCCACACCTGACACTGGCTTTCCCCCTCCACCGTTCTTTCAACTACATGAGCTTGACCAATATAAAGCATACTTGGCTCACGGAAACTGGGAAAGGGAAACTGCGGAGCTAAGCTATCCTCAACTGCCACTTCCTACGTATCCAGAACTTGGCTTCCAGCCTGGGGAGTTGCATCTGTATTCCTCAATCCTTGAGCATGGAAATGAAGAGCGCGAACCGGAAGAACAAGGTTTCATGCCACTGCCTCCCTATGCCTTAATGCCACAAGGATTGTCAACTGCTTCCACATTGCAAGAAGGCCCCATGCCTTCTAGTTCCACAATAGCTGACCCAAGTTGGACCAAGCCAGTACCCAATCTTCTTGACTGGTTGTATTGCTCCTGGTAA
- the LOC114571730 gene encoding uncharacterized protein LOC114571730 isoform X2 — protein sequence MATWFPTSLLVIIALVSRNVCCFPAKKGWSQHGPYEGSFSNMEARPDFHDGSSQGAPAQHSIVSDPAVSFPSESMEKGPIPVMSSDASWYAALGWGIVQDSATAYPASRTSQPTPDTGFPPPPFFQLHELDQYKAYLAHGNWERETAELSYPQLPLPTYPELGFQPGELHLYSSILEHGNEEREPEEQGFMPLPPYALMPQGLSTASTLQEGPMPSSSTIADPSWTKPVPNLLDWLYCSW from the exons ATGGCAACTTGGTTTCCTACAAG tctGTTGGTCATCATTGCACTTGTAAGCAGAAATGTCTGTTGCTTTCCTGCTAAAAAAG GCTGGAGCCAGCATGGTCCTTATGAAGGCAGTTTCTCTAACATGGAGGCGCGTCCTGACTTCCATGATGGCTCATCCCAAGGTGCTCCTGCACAGCATTCTATTGTGAGTGACCCTGCGGTTTCATTCCCGTCTGAATCAATGGAGAAGGGGCCCATCCCAGTCATGTCCAGTGACGCTTCATGGTATGCTGCTCTTGGTTGGGGTATTGTGCAAGATTCTGCGACTGCCTACCCTGCATCCAGAACATCTCAGCCCACACCTGACACTGGCTTTCCCCCTCCACCGTTCTTTCAACTACATGAGCTTGACCAATATAAAGCATACTTGGCTCACGGAAACTGGGAAAGGGAAACTGCGGAGCTAAGCTATCCTCAACTGCCACTTCCTACGTATCCAGAACTTGGCTTCCAGCCTGGGGAGTTGCATCTGTATTCCTCAATCCTTGAGCATGGAAATGAAGAGCGCGAACCGGAAGAACAAGGTTTCATGCCACTGCCTCCCTATGCCTTAATGCCACAAGGATTGTCAACTGCTTCCACATTGCAAGAAGGCCCCATGCCTTCTAGTTCCACAATAGCTGACCCAAGTTGGACCAAGCCAGTACCCAATCTTCTTGACTGGTTGTATTGCTCCTGGTAA